A genome region from Sphingomonas sp. BGYR3 includes the following:
- a CDS encoding M2 family metallopeptidase: MIRTGVSALALACLLATPVLAQQKPAPAKPAAEAKPAPEKALTPADADAFVAAAEKAAFDFSIEASRIQWVNATYITDDTDALAAQSGAEGTEMAVKYALEAAKYAAIPGLSADTKRKLDILRSSLTLPAPTTQGAADELATLVTKMSSAYGKGRGTLDGKPINGSDIEAAMGTERDPAKLKEMWLSWHDNVGAPMSKDYARSVEIANLGAKELGFRDVGAMWRSNYDMDPAEFARLTDKLWKEVEPLYRSLFIYTRKKLNEKYGDAVQPRTGPIRADLLGNMWAQEWGNIYDVVAPQGAGDIGYDVTKLLEAKKADPVGMVKIGEGFYSSLGFTPLPETFWQRSMFVKPADREVVCHASAWDIDQKEDIRIKMCIKVNGDDFVVIHHELGHNYYQRAYKDQSYLYLNGANDGFHEAIGDFVALSITPDYLVQIGLLDPAKVPSEDKDIGLLLRQAMDKVAFLPFGLLIDKWRWAVFSGSVKPDGYQAAWDALRLQYQGLVPPEERGSDKFDPGAKYHVPASVPYTRYFLARLLQFQFYKAACEQAGWKGPLHRCSFYGNKEVGAKLNAMLEMGASKPWPDALEAFTGSREMSGKAMVEYFAPLKAWLDEQIKGEADGW; encoded by the coding sequence ATGATCCGTACCGGTGTATCCGCCCTTGCCCTTGCCTGCCTGCTGGCGACGCCCGTGCTGGCGCAGCAAAAGCCCGCGCCTGCCAAGCCTGCTGCCGAAGCTAAGCCTGCCCCGGAAAAGGCGCTGACCCCCGCCGATGCCGACGCCTTTGTCGCGGCCGCGGAAAAGGCAGCGTTCGACTTTTCGATCGAGGCAAGCCGGATCCAGTGGGTGAACGCCACCTACATCACCGACGACACCGACGCACTCGCTGCACAGAGCGGTGCCGAGGGCACGGAAATGGCCGTGAAATACGCGCTGGAGGCGGCGAAATATGCCGCAATCCCCGGCCTGTCGGCCGATACCAAGCGCAAACTGGATATCCTGCGCTCCAGCCTGACCCTGCCCGCGCCGACGACGCAGGGCGCGGCGGATGAGCTGGCCACCCTGGTGACCAAGATGTCGTCCGCCTATGGCAAGGGTCGCGGCACGCTGGACGGCAAGCCGATCAACGGATCGGACATCGAGGCCGCGATGGGCACCGAACGCGACCCGGCAAAGCTCAAGGAAATGTGGCTGAGCTGGCACGACAATGTCGGCGCGCCGATGAGCAAGGATTATGCGCGCAGCGTCGAGATCGCCAATCTGGGTGCCAAGGAACTGGGTTTTCGCGACGTCGGCGCGATGTGGCGTTCCAATTACGACATGGACCCGGCCGAGTTTGCCCGGCTGACCGACAAATTGTGGAAGGAAGTCGAGCCGCTGTACCGCTCCCTCTTCATCTACACCCGCAAGAAGCTGAACGAGAAATATGGCGATGCGGTTCAGCCGCGCACCGGGCCGATCCGGGCCGATCTGCTGGGCAATATGTGGGCGCAGGAATGGGGCAATATCTATGATGTCGTAGCCCCGCAGGGTGCGGGCGATATCGGGTATGACGTCACGAAACTGCTGGAGGCGAAAAAGGCCGATCCGGTCGGCATGGTGAAGATCGGTGAGGGCTTTTATTCCTCGCTGGGCTTCACGCCGTTGCCCGAAACGTTCTGGCAGCGATCGATGTTCGTCAAGCCTGCGGACCGAGAGGTCGTGTGCCACGCCTCTGCTTGGGACATCGACCAGAAGGAAGATATCCGGATCAAGATGTGCATCAAGGTGAATGGCGACGATTTCGTCGTGATCCATCACGAACTTGGCCACAATTATTACCAGCGCGCCTATAAGGATCAGAGCTATCTGTATCTGAACGGCGCCAATGACGGGTTTCACGAGGCGATCGGCGATTTCGTCGCGCTGTCGATCACGCCCGACTATCTTGTCCAGATCGGCCTGCTCGATCCGGCCAAGGTGCCGAGCGAGGACAAGGACATCGGCCTGTTGCTGCGTCAGGCGATGGACAAGGTGGCGTTCCTGCCGTTCGGCCTGCTGATCGACAAATGGCGCTGGGCGGTGTTTTCCGGGTCGGTAAAGCCGGACGGGTATCAGGCGGCATGGGATGCGCTGCGCCTGCAATATCAGGGGCTGGTGCCGCCCGAGGAGCGCGGCAGCGACAAGTTCGATCCCGGCGCGAAGTATCACGTGCCCGCCAGTGTGCCCTATACCCGCTATTTCCTGGCGCGGCTGCTGCAGTTCCAGTTCTACAAGGCGGCGTGCGAGCAGGCGGGGTGGAAAGGGCCGCTTCACCGCTGTTCCTTCTATGGCAACAAGGAAGTCGGCGCGAAGCTGAATGCGATGCTGGAAATGGGCGCGTCCAAGCCATGGCCCGACGCGCTGGAAGCCTTTACCGGCAGCCGCGAAATGTCGGGCAAGGCGATGGTTGAATATTTCGCCCCGCTAAAGGCGTGGCTGGATGAGCAGATCAAGGGAGAGGCGGACGGCTGGTAA
- the ahcY gene encoding adenosylhomocysteinase: MATATIDAAKDYVIADIGLANWGRMEIDIAETEMPGLMALREEFGPTQPLKGAKIVGSLHMTIQTAVLIETLTALGADVRWATCNIFSTQDHAAAAIAAAGIPVFAVKGESLADYWDYVGRIFDWGDETCNMILDDGGDATMFALWGAKLEAGHSFGEPENEEEVEMQRAVKEFIARKPGYLTETVKNIKGVSEETTTGVHRLYHIAKKGELPFPAINVNDSVTKSKFDNLYGCKESLVDAIRRGTDVMLAGKVAVVAGFGDVGKGSAQSLRNGGARVLVTEIDPICALQAAMEGFEVVTMEEAVQRADIFVTATGNADVITADHMKAMKPMSIVCNIGHFDSEIQIAALSNYKWTEIKPQVDLVEFDDGKQIIILSKGRLVNLGNATGHPSFVMSASFTNQTLAQIELFTRPEQYKNEVYVLPKHLDEKVAALHLEKLGVKLTQLSQKQADYIGVPQAGPFKPDHYRY, encoded by the coding sequence GTGGCCACCGCGACGATCGACGCCGCCAAGGATTATGTGATTGCCGATATCGGCCTCGCCAACTGGGGCCGGATGGAAATCGACATCGCCGAAACCGAAATGCCCGGCCTGATGGCGCTGCGCGAGGAATTCGGTCCGACGCAGCCGCTGAAGGGCGCGAAGATCGTCGGTTCGCTGCACATGACCATTCAGACCGCCGTGCTGATCGAGACGCTGACCGCGCTGGGCGCTGATGTCCGCTGGGCGACCTGCAACATCTTTTCCACTCAGGATCACGCCGCCGCCGCCATCGCTGCCGCCGGCATCCCGGTGTTCGCGGTCAAGGGTGAGAGCCTGGCCGATTACTGGGACTATGTCGGCCGCATCTTCGATTGGGGCGACGAAACCTGCAACATGATCCTGGACGACGGCGGCGATGCCACCATGTTCGCGCTGTGGGGCGCCAAGCTTGAGGCTGGCCACAGCTTTGGCGAACCGGAGAATGAGGAAGAGGTCGAGATGCAGCGCGCGGTGAAGGAATTCATCGCTCGCAAGCCCGGTTACCTCACCGAGACGGTGAAGAACATCAAGGGCGTGTCGGAAGAAACCACCACGGGCGTCCATCGCCTGTATCACATCGCCAAGAAGGGCGAGCTGCCCTTCCCCGCGATCAACGTGAACGACAGCGTTACCAAGTCGAAGTTCGACAACCTGTATGGTTGCAAGGAATCGCTGGTCGACGCGATCCGTCGCGGCACCGACGTGATGCTGGCCGGCAAGGTTGCTGTCGTCGCCGGCTTTGGCGATGTCGGCAAGGGTTCGGCCCAGTCGCTGCGCAATGGCGGCGCGCGCGTCCTGGTCACCGAAATCGATCCGATCTGCGCGCTGCAGGCGGCGATGGAGGGTTTTGAGGTCGTGACGATGGAAGAAGCGGTGCAGCGCGCCGACATCTTCGTGACGGCGACCGGCAATGCCGACGTCATCACCGCCGATCACATGAAGGCGATGAAGCCCATGTCGATCGTGTGCAACATCGGTCACTTTGACAGCGAAATCCAGATTGCCGCCCTTTCCAACTACAAGTGGACCGAGATCAAGCCGCAGGTCGATCTGGTCGAGTTCGACGATGGCAAGCAGATCATCATCCTGTCCAAGGGCCGTCTGGTGAACCTGGGCAATGCGACCGGCCACCCGTCGTTCGTCATGTCGGCCAGCTTCACCAACCAGACGCTGGCGCAGATCGAGCTGTTCACCCGGCCCGAGCAGTACAAGAACGAAGTCTATGTCCTGCCCAAGCATCTGGACGAGAAGGTGGCGGCGCTTCACCTGGAAAAGCTGGGCGTGAAGCTGACGCAGCTGAGCCAAAAGCAGGCCGATTATATCGGCGTGCCGCAGGCCGGCCCGTTCAAGCCGGATCATTACCGCTACTGA
- a CDS encoding AMP nucleosidase, protein MKQASTIVAELEQLYQQSVRNLKEALTRYLDDATVPPPGARTDGSFAYPEIRLTYHGEDQQRPAPLRSFGRLSESGDYRITVTKPAVFSDYLTEQLDLLIQAYDVDIDVGLSQQEIPFPYVLDPGHALSLDQVSAIELARHFPATELAHIGDEIADGIWDDGTGVRPLALFDALRTDFSLARLRHYTGTPAEHVQHYILFTNYHRYVDEFVRWACDQLGPDSPYTGVSAAGGVMIRAGDDPERLVSDSAWRRHQMPAYHLMAPGGAGITLVNIGVGPSNAKTICDHLAVLRPHAWLMIGHCGGLRPSQRIGDYVLAHAYLRDDHVLDDVLPPEIPVPAIAEVQQALARAAQTVSGEDGEELKRRLRTGTIVTTDDRNWELRFSKSALRFSLSRAVGIDMESATIAAQGFRFRVPYGTLLCVSDKPLHGELKLPGQANRFYERAIAEHLKIGIETCEELKREGSKLHSRKLRAFNEPPFR, encoded by the coding sequence ATGAAACAGGCATCAACGATCGTCGCCGAGCTGGAGCAGCTGTACCAGCAATCCGTCCGCAATCTGAAGGAAGCGCTGACCCGCTACCTTGACGATGCGACCGTCCCGCCCCCCGGCGCGCGGACAGACGGCAGTTTTGCCTATCCCGAAATACGCCTGACCTATCATGGCGAGGATCAGCAGCGGCCAGCGCCGCTCCGGTCCTTTGGCCGCCTGAGCGAATCCGGGGATTACCGCATCACGGTGACCAAGCCGGCGGTGTTTTCCGATTACCTGACCGAACAGCTTGATCTGCTGATCCAGGCGTATGACGTCGATATCGATGTGGGGCTCAGCCAGCAGGAAATCCCGTTTCCCTATGTGCTGGACCCCGGCCATGCGCTGAGCCTGGATCAGGTGTCGGCCATCGAGCTTGCCCGCCATTTCCCGGCGACCGAACTGGCGCATATCGGGGACGAAATCGCCGACGGCATCTGGGACGATGGAACGGGCGTCCGTCCGCTTGCCCTGTTCGATGCGCTGCGCACGGATTTTTCGCTGGCCCGCCTGCGCCACTATACCGGCACGCCGGCCGAACATGTTCAGCACTATATCCTGTTCACCAACTATCACCGCTACGTCGATGAATTCGTTCGCTGGGCCTGCGACCAGCTGGGTCCGGACAGCCCCTATACCGGCGTGTCCGCGGCCGGCGGGGTGATGATCCGGGCGGGCGATGATCCGGAACGACTGGTCAGCGACAGCGCGTGGCGGCGGCATCAGATGCCCGCCTATCACCTGATGGCCCCCGGCGGCGCGGGCATCACGCTGGTCAATATCGGCGTCGGGCCATCCAATGCAAAGACGATCTGCGATCACCTGGCGGTGCTGCGTCCCCATGCCTGGCTGATGATCGGCCATTGCGGCGGTCTGCGCCCCAGTCAGCGGATCGGCGATTACGTGCTGGCCCATGCCTATCTGCGGGACGACCATGTGCTGGACGACGTGCTGCCGCCCGAAATTCCGGTCCCGGCGATTGCGGAGGTTCAGCAGGCCCTGGCCCGCGCGGCCCAGACCGTATCGGGTGAGGATGGCGAGGAACTGAAGCGTCGTCTGCGCACCGGCACCATCGTCACCACCGACGATCGCAACTGGGAACTGCGCTTTTCGAAATCGGCCCTGCGCTTTTCGCTGAGCCGCGCGGTCGGCATCGACATGGAATCGGCAACCATCGCGGCGCAGGGTTTCCGCTTCCGCGTCCCCTATGGCACGCTGCTCTGCGTGTCGGACAAGCCGCTGCATGGCGAACTGAAGCTGCCGGGTCAGGCGAACCGCTTTTACGAGCGCGCCATTGCCGAGCATCTCAAGATCGGCATCGAAACCTGCGAAGAACTGAAGCGCGAGGGGTCAAAGCTGCACAGCCGCAAGCTGCGCGCGTTCAACGAGCCGCCGTTCCGCTGA
- a CDS encoding glycosyltransferase family A protein: MANPSPPAVSVVVPAYGVADMVGETLASLQAQTLTDWEAIVVDDGAPDDVAGAVAPFLADPRIRLLQTDNGGLALARNRAIAAARAPILSLLDGDDLYEPEYLSAMHAALIADDRHGFVTCDATYFGDSRDGERFTDYFPQVLPITLDRVLARQFYVFGAGMFRRSAFDAIGGFDASLRSAEDLDFWVRILSAGFSGGYVPRPLHRYRRRSTSLSRNSATLFRYEAAVYRKAQAALTGRPEEATAARMAALIEQRLARAEGEALILAGNTSAGLARLNDGRMADESLKWRIIMAILTVAPPLARPILFARARNNQRP; encoded by the coding sequence ATGGCAAACCCAAGCCCGCCCGCTGTTTCCGTGGTCGTTCCGGCATATGGCGTCGCGGACATGGTCGGCGAAACGCTGGCATCGCTCCAGGCGCAGACGCTGACCGATTGGGAGGCGATCGTGGTGGACGACGGCGCGCCGGACGATGTTGCCGGTGCCGTTGCCCCGTTTCTGGCCGATCCGCGCATCCGGCTGCTTCAAACCGACAATGGCGGACTTGCCCTGGCCCGCAACCGGGCGATTGCGGCGGCGCGCGCGCCCATCCTGTCGTTGCTGGACGGCGATGACCTGTATGAGCCGGAGTATCTGAGCGCGATGCACGCGGCCCTGATCGCCGACGACCGGCACGGCTTTGTCACCTGCGACGCGACCTATTTCGGGGATTCGCGGGACGGGGAGCGGTTCACCGATTATTTTCCGCAGGTCCTGCCAATCACGCTGGACCGGGTGCTGGCCCGGCAATTCTATGTCTTTGGCGCGGGGATGTTTCGACGTTCCGCCTTTGATGCGATCGGCGGGTTCGATGCGTCGCTTCGTTCGGCGGAGGATCTGGACTTCTGGGTTCGGATCCTGTCGGCCGGGTTCAGCGGCGGCTATGTGCCCCGGCCCCTGCACCGCTATCGTCGGCGATCCACCTCCCTGTCGCGCAATTCGGCGACGCTGTTCCGGTATGAAGCAGCCGTGTATCGCAAGGCGCAGGCGGCGCTGACCGGGCGACCGGAGGAGGCGACCGCGGCACGCATGGCGGCGCTGATCGAACAGCGGCTGGCGCGGGCGGAGGGTGAGGCACTGATCCTGGCCGGCAACACGTCCGCGGGGCTGGCCCGGCTGAACGACGGGCGCATGGCGGACGAATCCCTGAAATGGCGGATCATCATGGCGATCCTGACGGTGGCTCCCCCGCTCGCCCGGCCGATCCTGTTTGCCCGGGCACGCAACAATCAGCGGCCATGA
- a CDS encoding alpha/beta hydrolase, producing the protein MDGIQRFDSFDGTPIAWHELGEGRPLVLIHGYFSDANTNWIKYGHAAILAEAGFRVIMPDLRAHGQSGRPHDAAAYPADALAMDAEALIAHLDLDAGCYDLGGYSLGARTVVRVLARGHAPAPRRVILSGMGLEGLLDTGARAGHFRRVLTGLGSHARGTPEWMAEAFLKTTGGDPVALLGILDTFVDTPRGAIAGIGQPVLVAAGVDDDDNGSHAALADLLPDARLVEVPGNHMSAVTKRELGEAIRDFLTA; encoded by the coding sequence ATGGACGGCATCCAGCGGTTCGACAGTTTCGACGGCACCCCCATCGCCTGGCACGAGCTGGGCGAGGGGCGGCCGCTGGTGCTGATCCATGGCTATTTCAGCGACGCGAATACGAACTGGATCAAGTACGGCCATGCTGCCATTCTGGCCGAGGCCGGATTCCGCGTGATCATGCCCGATCTGCGCGCGCACGGTCAAAGCGGACGGCCGCACGACGCCGCTGCCTATCCCGCTGACGCGCTGGCGATGGATGCAGAGGCGCTGATCGCGCATCTTGACCTGGATGCAGGCTGCTATGACCTTGGCGGCTATTCGCTGGGCGCGCGGACCGTGGTGCGTGTCCTGGCGCGCGGCCATGCGCCTGCACCGCGCCGGGTCATCCTGTCGGGCATGGGGCTGGAGGGGTTGCTGGACACCGGCGCGCGCGCTGGTCATTTCCGCCGCGTGCTGACCGGTCTTGGCAGCCATGCCCGCGGCACGCCCGAATGGATGGCTGAGGCGTTCCTCAAGACGACCGGCGGTGATCCGGTCGCGCTGCTCGGTATCCTCGACACATTCGTCGACACGCCGCGGGGTGCCATTGCCGGGATCGGTCAGCCCGTGCTCGTTGCCGCGGGCGTTGACGACGACGACAATGGCTCGCACGCGGCGCTTGCCGACCTCCTGCCCGATGCGCGGCTGGTTGAGGTGCCGGGCAATCACATGAGCGCGGTCACCAAGCGGGAGCTGGGCGAGGCGATCCGGGATTTCCTGACCGCTTGA
- a CDS encoding TonB-dependent receptor: MRSALLAGSFLVPASLIVASPAMAQEAGPAQEEATSPAPEDTGEDIVITGSRIQRPAVDNPNPVISYSSENLQQSGRVNLTDVLVQNPALLGSNTSAQQSGSTGDTGSTAIQLLNLRNLGTNRTLVLIDGRRHVAGVPGTASVDINTLPTELVRRIDIQTGGASAVYGADGVSGVVNFILRRDFEGAVVRAQTGISEEGDAGNRFLSVTLGTNFAENRGNVALSYEWRDDDRVNSFDRGRVGDPRRAFGLVRNPDDFPDDPNVFDRLLFNDLRYADSSRDGAIDLGSIDPDTGQFIVGGFDGVPEFTGSGGVYDRGRLLPSSGGLTQGGSSTPLAGYQGDLAPQNEVHNVNLLTSFEVSPALRLYAQGKYAKTRSFTIAQPSFDFFTYLEADNAYLVDRFGAGTQGALISRDNFDFGIRGERSVRETWRGVVGADGRLSDNATYDLYYTYGVTDSEFLSTNYRVTDRYLAALDAVRDPVSGNIVCRSTLNPNAAPFQLDFGSVQFPGFQTFTPGANSGCRPLNVLGDGVADQAALDFINVDLVNTYKVQQHVVSGSISGDFGQFFELPGGPIRFAVGGEYRKEISDFVPDQFVQDGVLADFSQTSPVSGEFDVKEVFAELSAPLLRDVPFAQLLELNAAVRLSDYSTVGRTDTWSFSGIYSPIDDIRIRGTYSQAVRAPNIAELFSPVSGTFSFIDDPCDPENIPEGTEFRQANCTALLTSLGINPATFSPTTDPTATVSLPGRVGGNVNLSEETARTWTAGVVLQPSFIPGLVVTADWYDIQLKDAVRTATAQEIVDLCVDQPTLDNVFCGNIGRSTSTGYVNDYLINPQNVAAINTAGLDVQVNYNFEVANIGNFNLQVVGNYLNKFDFEPTPGAAVEISKLTVGYPEYSGTADLTWTNGTLMINYGLNFFSKTRRFTDDQVAAQPDISDPQYFFYREKWEHDVQVAVNVEENFRFYAGVNNLLNDIGDVASVNQPYSFLGRYFYAGARVAFGPDR; the protein is encoded by the coding sequence ATGCGTTCAGCGTTGCTGGCCGGTTCGTTCCTGGTTCCCGCTTCACTCATCGTCGCTTCGCCTGCCATGGCGCAGGAAGCCGGGCCGGCTCAGGAAGAAGCCACCAGCCCAGCACCGGAAGACACCGGCGAGGATATTGTCATCACTGGAAGCCGCATTCAGCGCCCGGCGGTCGACAATCCCAACCCCGTCATTTCCTATAGCTCGGAAAACCTGCAGCAGTCGGGCCGGGTCAACCTGACGGACGTACTGGTTCAGAACCCGGCCCTGCTCGGCTCCAATACGAGTGCCCAGCAGTCCGGATCAACGGGCGACACCGGGTCCACCGCCATCCAGCTGCTCAATCTGCGCAACCTGGGTACCAACCGGACGCTGGTGCTGATCGACGGGCGTCGTCACGTCGCAGGGGTGCCGGGGACGGCATCGGTGGACATCAACACCCTTCCGACCGAGCTGGTCCGCCGGATCGACATCCAGACTGGCGGCGCATCGGCGGTCTATGGTGCGGATGGGGTGTCCGGTGTCGTGAACTTCATCCTGCGCCGCGATTTCGAAGGTGCGGTGGTTCGGGCGCAGACCGGCATTTCGGAAGAGGGCGATGCCGGCAACCGGTTCCTGAGTGTCACGCTGGGTACCAATTTTGCCGAGAATCGCGGCAATGTGGCGCTGTCCTATGAATGGCGCGACGATGATCGCGTGAACAGCTTTGACCGCGGCCGGGTCGGCGACCCGCGTCGGGCGTTCGGTCTGGTCCGCAATCCTGACGATTTTCCCGATGATCCCAATGTGTTCGACCGGCTGCTGTTCAACGACCTGCGCTATGCCGACAGCTCTCGCGATGGTGCCATCGATCTGGGTTCGATCGACCCGGATACCGGCCAGTTCATTGTCGGCGGGTTCGACGGCGTACCCGAATTTACCGGTTCAGGCGGCGTTTACGACCGGGGTCGGCTATTGCCGTCATCGGGTGGCCTGACCCAGGGCGGGTCGAGCACGCCGCTGGCCGGGTATCAGGGCGATCTGGCGCCGCAGAACGAGGTGCACAACGTCAACCTGCTGACCAGTTTCGAGGTCTCGCCGGCGCTGCGCCTGTATGCACAGGGCAAATATGCCAAGACGCGGAGCTTCACGATCGCTCAGCCGAGCTTCGATTTCTTCACCTATCTTGAAGCGGACAACGCCTATCTGGTCGACCGTTTCGGCGCGGGAACCCAGGGCGCCCTGATTTCGCGCGACAATTTCGATTTTGGCATCCGTGGCGAGCGTTCCGTGCGCGAAACATGGCGCGGTGTCGTGGGTGCGGACGGCCGCCTGAGCGACAATGCGACCTATGACCTCTATTACACCTACGGGGTTACCGACAGCGAGTTCCTGTCGACCAACTACCGCGTGACCGACCGCTATCTGGCGGCGCTGGATGCCGTGCGCGATCCTGTTTCGGGCAACATCGTCTGCCGCTCGACGCTGAACCCGAATGCAGCGCCGTTCCAGCTGGATTTCGGATCGGTCCAGTTCCCGGGTTTCCAGACGTTCACGCCGGGCGCGAACAGCGGCTGCCGGCCGCTGAACGTACTGGGCGACGGTGTCGCCGATCAGGCCGCTCTGGACTTTATCAACGTCGACCTGGTCAACACGTACAAGGTGCAGCAGCACGTCGTGTCGGGATCGATCAGCGGCGATTTCGGTCAGTTCTTCGAATTGCCGGGCGGGCCGATCCGGTTTGCCGTGGGTGGTGAGTACCGCAAGGAAATCAGCGATTTCGTCCCGGATCAGTTTGTCCAGGACGGCGTCCTTGCCGATTTCTCGCAAACCTCGCCGGTCAGCGGCGAGTTCGACGTGAAGGAGGTTTTCGCCGAGCTGAGCGCGCCGCTGCTCCGCGATGTTCCGTTCGCGCAGCTGCTGGAACTGAACGCCGCGGTCCGTCTGTCGGATTACTCGACGGTCGGGCGCACGGATACCTGGTCGTTCAGCGGCATCTATTCGCCGATCGACGATATCCGCATCCGGGGGACCTATTCACAGGCCGTGCGCGCCCCGAACATTGCCGAGCTGTTCTCGCCGGTCAGCGGCACGTTTTCGTTCATCGACGATCCGTGCGACCCCGAGAACATCCCGGAAGGGACCGAGTTCCGGCAGGCAAACTGTACCGCCCTGCTCACCTCGCTTGGCATCAATCCGGCAACGTTCAGCCCGACGACCGATCCGACGGCCACGGTCAGCCTGCCCGGCCGCGTCGGTGGCAACGTCAATCTGAGCGAGGAAACGGCGCGTACCTGGACCGCTGGTGTCGTGCTGCAGCCGAGCTTCATCCCCGGACTGGTCGTTACCGCCGACTGGTATGACATTCAGCTGAAGGACGCGGTTCGGACGGCAACGGCGCAGGAAATCGTGGACCTGTGCGTTGACCAGCCTACGCTGGACAATGTGTTCTGCGGCAATATCGGGCGGTCGACCAGCACAGGCTATGTCAACGACTATCTGATCAATCCGCAGAACGTCGCGGCCATCAACACGGCCGGTCTGGACGTGCAGGTCAATTACAATTTCGAGGTTGCCAATATCGGCAATTTCAACCTGCAGGTCGTTGGCAATTACCTGAACAAGTTCGATTTCGAACCGACCCCGGGCGCCGCGGTCGAAATCAGCAAGCTGACCGTTGGCTATCCCGAATATTCGGGTACCGCCGATCTGACCTGGACGAACGGTACGCTGATGATCAACTATGGCCTCAATTTCTTCAGCAAGACCCGCCGATTCACCGACGATCAGGTCGCGGCCCAGCCCGACATCTCCGATCCGCAATACTTCTTCTATCGGGAGAAGTGGGAGCATGACGTGCAGGTCGCGGTGAATGTTGAGGAGAATTTCCGCTTCTATGCCGGCGTCAACAATCTGTTGAACGACATTGGCGACGTGGCGTCGGTCAACCAGCCGTACAGCTTCCTTGGCCGGTACTTCTATGCCGGTGCGCGGGTCGCCTTCGGCCCGGACCGGTAA
- a CDS encoding peroxiredoxin — protein sequence MSIQPGDKLPDVTLIKATPDGPDAVQSSDFFAGRKVALFAVPGAFTPTCSAKHLPGYLEQGDALKAKGVDEIACVSVNDPFVMGAWAKANEAQGKVTMLADGNGEFANAIGLTMDGSKFGLGTRSQRYSMIVNDGVVEALNVEAPGEFKVSSAEHLLETL from the coding sequence ATGAGCATCCAACCCGGCGACAAGCTGCCCGACGTCACGCTGATCAAGGCAACCCCGGACGGCCCGGACGCGGTCCAGTCCAGCGACTTCTTTGCCGGACGCAAGGTCGCGCTGTTCGCTGTCCCCGGCGCGTTCACGCCGACCTGCTCGGCAAAGCACCTGCCCGGTTATCTGGAACAGGGCGATGCGCTGAAGGCCAAGGGCGTCGATGAAATCGCCTGTGTGTCGGTCAACGATCCGTTCGTCATGGGCGCCTGGGCAAAGGCGAACGAGGCGCAGGGCAAGGTGACCATGCTGGCCGACGGCAATGGCGAGTTTGCGAACGCAATCGGCCTGACCATGGACGGTTCGAAGTTCGGCCTGGGCACCCGCAGCCAGCGTTATTCGATGATCGTCAATGACGGCGTCGTCGAAGCGCTGAATGTCGAAGCGCCCGGCGAGTTCAAGGTCAGCTCGGCCGAGCACCTGCTCGAAACGCTGTAA
- a CDS encoding YqgE/AlgH family protein, with protein MDAPPYLVGQLLLALPGIGDPRFEQAVIAMCAHNDEGALGIGIGAIIEGLSLYDLFDQLEIEARECPDGPVHFGGPVELRRGFVLHSLDWSGQDTIDVAGNWALSGTVDVLRAIAEGRGPSRWLVALGYAGWGEGQLEDEMTRHGWFNVGGDTDIVFDMPAEIRWTNGFERAGIDPRLLAPGGGNA; from the coding sequence ATGGACGCGCCACCCTATCTTGTCGGCCAGTTGCTGTTGGCCCTGCCGGGCATCGGCGACCCTCGCTTCGAACAGGCGGTGATCGCCATGTGCGCGCATAATGATGAAGGCGCGCTGGGCATCGGCATCGGCGCGATCATCGAGGGGCTGTCGCTGTACGACCTGTTCGATCAGCTGGAGATCGAGGCGCGCGAGTGCCCGGACGGCCCCGTTCATTTCGGCGGGCCGGTCGAGCTGCGGCGCGGCTTTGTGCTGCACAGCCTGGACTGGAGCGGGCAGGACACGATCGATGTTGCGGGCAACTGGGCGCTGTCGGGCACGGTCGATGTGCTGCGGGCGATTGCAGAGGGGCGGGGGCCATCCCGCTGGCTGGTCGCGCTTGGCTATGCCGGATGGGGTGAGGGACAGCTGGAGGACGAGATGACCCGCCATGGCTGGTTCAATGTCGGCGGCGACACCGACATCGTGTTCGACATGCCGGCCGAAATCCGCTGGACGAACGGGTTCGAGCGGGCGGGGATCGACCCGCGACTGCTGGCGCCCGGTGGGGGCAACGCCTGA